From one Haloferax marinisediminis genomic stretch:
- a CDS encoding metal-dependent hydrolase, whose protein sequence is MYRLGHWGVSLLVFAPLGFTLVQAGSPELAFVAGAVMCWLAMLPDYDVRIPGISHRGPTHTLLFAALVGAVGGGGAFLLASNAGQTETTALTLGAFGFAVGALTIVAHLLGDVLTPMGIRPLWPLSSRKFTLSLWTADNTLANYGLFAVGVFAVAAAAYLSVAI, encoded by the coding sequence ATGTACCGACTCGGCCACTGGGGCGTCTCCCTCCTCGTGTTCGCCCCGCTTGGATTCACGCTGGTGCAAGCAGGCTCTCCCGAACTCGCGTTCGTCGCCGGCGCGGTGATGTGCTGGTTGGCGATGCTTCCCGATTACGACGTTCGTATCCCGGGTATCTCTCACCGTGGGCCGACCCACACGCTCCTGTTTGCCGCACTCGTCGGTGCCGTCGGCGGCGGCGGTGCCTTCTTGCTCGCGAGCAACGCGGGACAGACCGAAACCACAGCACTGACCCTCGGTGCGTTCGGGTTCGCCGTCGGCGCGCTGACCATCGTCGCCCACCTCCTCGGCGACGTGCTCACACCCATGGGAATTCGGCCCCTCTGGCCGCTTTCGTCGCGGAAGTTCACGCTCTCCCTCTGGACTGCAGACAACACACTCGCCAACTACGGCCTGTTCGCAGTCGGCGTGTTCGCAGTCGCCGCCGCCGCGTATCTCTCGGTCGCTATCTGA
- a CDS encoding peroxidase-related enzyme (This protein belongs to a clade of uncharacterized proteins related to peroxidases such as the alkylhydroperoxidase AhpD.) gives MDDDAMRRFPVPDLDELPDDLRERIEDETERAGFTPNVFAGFAYKPSHWRAFFDYHDALVDDTDLERHEVEMIIVAVSGVNHCYYCNVAHGALLRIYAKDPLLADQLVANYRSADISEKHKTMLGVAVKLTERPVEVGDDDLQRLRDVGFSEEAVWDIGAVTSFFNLSNRMAMFADMRPNEEFHSLGRERRD, from the coding sequence ATGGACGACGACGCGATGCGACGGTTCCCAGTTCCGGACCTCGACGAACTCCCAGACGACCTGCGCGAGCGAATCGAAGACGAGACAGAACGAGCAGGCTTCACCCCGAACGTCTTCGCCGGGTTCGCGTACAAACCGTCACACTGGCGGGCGTTTTTCGACTATCACGACGCCCTCGTCGACGACACCGACTTGGAGCGCCACGAAGTCGAGATGATAATCGTCGCCGTCTCGGGAGTCAACCACTGTTACTACTGCAACGTCGCACACGGTGCGCTGCTGCGAATTTACGCGAAAGACCCACTGCTCGCGGACCAACTCGTCGCCAACTACCGGTCGGCGGATATCTCCGAGAAGCACAAGACGATGCTCGGCGTCGCCGTCAAACTCACCGAGCGCCCAGTTGAAGTCGGTGACGACGACCTCCAGCGACTTCGTGACGTGGGGTTCTCCGAGGAGGCCGTCTGGGACATCGGTGCAGTCACCTCGTTCTTCAATCTGAGCAACCGCATGGCGATGTTCGCCGATATGCGGCCGAACGAGGAATTCCACTCACTGGGCCGAGAACGCCGCGACTAA
- a CDS encoding mechanosensitive ion channel family protein, protein MSQHLSGFLSGLSAVEATLLVLLISIGGAFVMEAVVIRLLLQYTKRTETGLDNIIVQELRWPIVVTVSLTGIYLFAQAPAVATALVVDEAFLNTFFGLPSISIGIVVWAWGLNRLVNRIVESVKDKGSRFDFAPVFSNIWTIVVSAGTIAALLYLWGIEITPLFAGAGIAGIAVGFAAKDTVANFFGGIALYFDDTYKIGDYVVLDSGEAGTVIKVGIRSTTLLTRDELRVTVPNSVLNAAKIINESAPNRRRRMKVPIGVAYGTDVDEVEEILVDIAIDEPLVLDSPRPRARLRRFGADALEYELVCWVNSPLKRGKATHNVNRAIYKRLNAADIGIPFPQREVHVYTAEKREKPAQKSMVSEMTNGGSSSSRADAEFDAEDAEDDSYDDLIDD, encoded by the coding sequence ATGAGCCAGCACCTCTCTGGATTCCTTTCGGGACTGTCGGCGGTGGAGGCGACACTCCTCGTGTTACTCATCTCTATCGGTGGTGCATTCGTGATGGAGGCCGTCGTCATCCGCCTCTTGTTGCAGTACACGAAGCGGACAGAGACTGGCCTCGACAACATCATCGTGCAGGAACTCCGGTGGCCCATCGTCGTCACCGTCTCACTGACCGGCATCTACCTCTTTGCGCAAGCCCCGGCAGTCGCGACAGCGCTCGTCGTCGACGAAGCGTTTCTCAACACCTTCTTCGGACTGCCGTCGATTTCCATCGGCATCGTCGTCTGGGCGTGGGGGCTGAACCGTCTCGTCAACCGCATCGTCGAGTCGGTCAAAGACAAAGGGAGTCGATTCGACTTCGCGCCGGTGTTCTCGAACATCTGGACGATCGTCGTCTCCGCGGGGACCATCGCGGCCCTGTTGTACCTCTGGGGCATCGAAATCACTCCACTGTTCGCCGGTGCAGGTATCGCTGGCATCGCCGTCGGGTTCGCCGCGAAGGATACCGTCGCCAACTTCTTCGGCGGAATCGCACTCTACTTCGACGACACGTACAAGATTGGCGACTACGTCGTCCTCGACTCTGGTGAGGCAGGAACGGTAATCAAAGTCGGAATTCGCTCGACGACGCTCCTCACCCGTGACGAACTCCGCGTCACCGTCCCGAACTCTGTGCTCAACGCTGCGAAGATTATCAACGAGTCGGCGCCGAACCGCCGTCGTCGGATGAAGGTCCCCATCGGCGTCGCCTACGGCACCGACGTGGACGAGGTCGAAGAGATACTCGTCGACATCGCCATCGACGAACCGCTCGTCCTCGATTCGCCCCGACCACGCGCTCGACTCCGGCGGTTCGGTGCCGACGCACTGGAGTACGAACTCGTCTGCTGGGTCAACAGTCCACTCAAACGAGGGAAGGCGACGCACAACGTCAACCGCGCCATCTACAAACGGTTGAACGCTGCAGATATCGGAATCCCGTTCCCACAGCGGGAGGTTCACGTCTACACTGCCGAGAAGCGTGAAAAGCCAGCCCAAAAGTCGATGGTCTCAGAGATGACAAACGGCGGGAGTTCGTCGTCGCGAGCAGACGCCGAGTTCGACGCAGAAGACGCCGAAGACGACTCATACGACGACCTCATAGACGACTGA
- a CDS encoding DUF5059 domain-containing protein, protein MNYSRRTLLKTTGLAVASAGLAGCSSQNNDSTESETAATETAEGTEAGSSVTVDATVAVAAEWNAMRARLYDTVALASAGRLGTAGRVAEDVFARFEQASGEWSAHEQLEATNEQNYETFERHLGGAATAFSEGHADEGTDLAMQAADNLLAAQRGRTDPAIVDALGLFSFAARARDVEMLAAAGEGDAAAELAHSIYEAFEDAPAHEVIEEASHELYETFEAGIEGAADASDASAIRQSARSAATAMVDASYEVAPKSVSGAGHLALMQAVGFDAEVLAGLGGPGDEYAHASALTLYRARAADVAWLVAQGETDFAATIAGDIYAHFEGARAHEALEHADHDAYEGFEGGLESLKEAAQSGDLEATEEALVTVDENLLAGVSALVGGDAATILEAAFFRARLADARELVSLGATDRAASVAEHLFERFEENEANLHEAIEHESEDLYHRFEEEHLAGLVDAATAGDTESAVTHAEGAMDALFEFETAVGTTAEVSAAEAAFFGARGFDAAGLAQLGSTDRAAAVVESAYGFFEEGAGGYHEALEHADHDLYKSFEGALEGVGTAAEEGGDAYGPAKTYNQKAIDSMYAVVATAAADAGLAAAASARMSGVYETFEGARVHETLEEADHDAYEGFEKALSTYVGALEEGAETDTAANAYAAATLRAQFAVVGSPDKAPIDHSSHDHDHGGSETSYSGGPNVVEGVPEDVDHVVKMNAVSFDPDELTVNVGDTVAFEHAAGEAHTVTAIGSDLPEGAAYWASGGFESQDAAEAGWDEQKGAVQSGQSYVHTFETAGEHPYFCIPHEAAGMTGTIVVEE, encoded by the coding sequence ATGAACTACTCCCGACGGACGCTGTTGAAGACGACGGGGCTCGCGGTCGCATCCGCCGGCCTCGCCGGTTGTAGCAGCCAAAACAACGATTCGACGGAATCCGAGACGGCAGCGACGGAGACTGCGGAGGGAACCGAAGCCGGCTCGTCAGTGACTGTCGATGCGACGGTTGCCGTCGCGGCCGAGTGGAACGCCATGCGTGCGCGACTGTACGATACGGTTGCACTCGCCTCGGCCGGCCGTCTCGGTACTGCCGGTCGTGTGGCCGAAGACGTGTTCGCCCGGTTCGAACAGGCATCTGGCGAGTGGAGTGCGCACGAACAGCTGGAAGCGACGAACGAGCAGAACTACGAGACGTTCGAACGACACCTCGGTGGTGCGGCAACTGCCTTCTCCGAAGGCCACGCCGACGAGGGGACCGACCTCGCCATGCAAGCGGCCGACAACCTTCTCGCTGCCCAGCGCGGACGCACCGACCCCGCAATCGTCGATGCACTGGGACTGTTTTCCTTCGCTGCCCGCGCTCGCGACGTCGAGATGCTCGCGGCCGCCGGTGAAGGAGACGCCGCGGCGGAACTCGCACACAGCATCTACGAAGCGTTCGAAGACGCGCCCGCACACGAAGTCATCGAGGAGGCATCGCACGAACTCTACGAGACGTTCGAGGCGGGCATCGAAGGCGCGGCCGACGCGAGCGACGCGAGCGCGATTCGCCAATCCGCTCGCAGTGCCGCCACCGCGATGGTCGATGCCAGTTACGAAGTCGCCCCAAAATCCGTCAGCGGTGCCGGACACCTCGCGCTCATGCAAGCAGTTGGCTTCGACGCCGAAGTCCTCGCTGGCCTCGGCGGCCCCGGTGACGAGTACGCCCACGCGTCGGCACTCACCCTCTACCGCGCCCGCGCTGCCGACGTCGCGTGGCTCGTCGCGCAGGGTGAGACCGACTTCGCCGCGACGATTGCCGGTGACATCTACGCGCACTTCGAAGGCGCACGCGCACACGAGGCTCTCGAACACGCCGACCACGACGCGTACGAAGGCTTCGAAGGTGGCCTCGAATCGCTGAAGGAAGCAGCCCAGTCTGGTGACCTCGAAGCGACCGAAGAGGCACTCGTGACTGTCGACGAGAACCTGCTCGCCGGTGTCTCAGCACTCGTCGGTGGCGACGCGGCGACCATCCTCGAAGCGGCGTTCTTCCGTGCCCGACTCGCCGATGCTCGTGAACTCGTCTCTCTCGGTGCGACCGACCGGGCCGCCTCCGTCGCCGAGCACCTCTTCGAACGGTTCGAGGAGAACGAAGCCAACCTCCACGAAGCCATCGAACACGAGTCTGAAGACCTCTATCACCGCTTCGAAGAGGAACACCTCGCCGGTCTCGTCGACGCCGCGACGGCAGGCGACACCGAGTCGGCAGTGACGCACGCCGAGGGTGCGATGGACGCGCTCTTCGAGTTCGAGACTGCAGTCGGAACGACCGCCGAAGTGTCGGCCGCCGAAGCAGCGTTCTTCGGTGCCCGAGGATTCGACGCGGCCGGACTCGCACAGCTTGGGTCGACCGACCGCGCCGCGGCTGTTGTGGAGTCGGCGTACGGCTTCTTCGAGGAAGGGGCCGGTGGCTACCACGAGGCGCTCGAACACGCCGACCACGACCTGTACAAGTCGTTCGAAGGCGCACTCGAAGGAGTCGGAACTGCGGCCGAAGAAGGCGGCGACGCCTACGGCCCGGCCAAGACGTACAACCAGAAGGCCATCGACTCGATGTACGCTGTGGTGGCAACCGCCGCCGCAGACGCAGGCCTCGCGGCCGCTGCATCTGCGCGCATGAGCGGTGTCTACGAAACGTTCGAAGGAGCCCGCGTCCACGAGACGCTCGAAGAAGCCGACCACGATGCCTACGAAGGTTTCGAGAAGGCACTTTCGACCTACGTGGGTGCGCTCGAAGAGGGTGCCGAGACCGACACGGCGGCCAACGCGTACGCCGCCGCGACGCTTCGCGCACAGTTCGCTGTCGTCGGTTCCCCCGACAAGGCACCTATCGACCACTCGTCGCACGACCACGACCACGGAGGCAGTGAAACTTCGTACTCAGGCGGACCGAACGTCGTCGAGGGTGTCCCCGAAGACGTGGACCACGTCGTGAAGATGAACGCCGTCTCCTTCGACCCCGACGAACTGACAGTGAACGTCGGCGACACGGTCGCCTTCGAACACGCCGCTGGCGAAGCACACACGGTGACCGCTATCGGGAGCGACCTACCCGAAGGTGCAGCGTACTGGGCCTCTGGTGGATTCGAGTCACAGGATGCGGCCGAAGCAGGATGGGACGAACAGAAGGGCGCGGTCCAGTCCGGTCAGTCCTACGTCCACACGTTCGAGACGGCGGGCGAACACCCGTACTTCTGCATCCCTCACGAGGCTGCAGGCATGACCGGAACCATCGTCGTCGAAGAATAA